aatgatcgccattctaactggtgtgagatggtatctcgttgtggttttgatttgcatttctctgatggccagtgatgatgagcattttttcatgtgccttttggctgcataaatatcttcttttgagaagtgtctgttcatatccttcacccactttttgatggggttgtttgcttttttcttgtaaatttgtttgagttctttatagattcttgatattagccctttgtcagatgagtagattgcaaaaattttctcccattctgtaggttgcctgttcactctgatggtagtttcttttgctgtgcagaagctctttagtttaattagatcccatttgtcaattttggcttttgttgccattgcttttggtgttttagacatgaagtccttgcccatgcctatgtcctgaatggtattacctaggttttcttctagggtttttatggctttaggtctaacatttaagtctttaatccatcttgaattaatttttgtataaggtgtaaggaagggatccagtttcagctttgtacatgtggctagccagttttctcagcaccatttattaaatagggaatcctttccccatttcttgtttatgtcagttttgtcaaagatcagatggttgtagatgtgtggtattatttctgaggggtctgttctgttccattggtctatatctctgttttggtaccagtaccatgctgttttggttactgtagccttgtagtatagtttgaagtcaggtagcatgatgcctccagctttgttcttttggcttaggattgtcttggcaaagtgggctcttttttggttccatatgaactttaaagtagttttttccaattctgtgaagaaagtcattggtagcttgatggggatggtattgaatctataacttaccttgggcagtatggccattttcatgatattgattcttcctacccatgagcatggaatgttcttccatttctttgtatcctgttatttcattaagcagtggtttgtagttctttttgaagaggttcttcacatccctggtaagttggattcctaggtattttattctctttgaagcaattgtgaatgagagttcactcatgatttggctctctgtttttctgttattggtgtataagaatgcttgtgatttttgtacattgattttgtatcctgagactttgctgaagttgcttatcagcttaaggagattttgggctgagacgatggggttttctaaatatacaatcatgtcatctgcaagcagggacaatttgacttcctcttttcctaattgaataccctttatttctttctcctgcctgattgccctggcctgaacttccaacactatgttgaataggagtggtgagagagggcatccctgtcttgtgccagttttcaaagggaatgcttccagttttgcccattcagtatgatattggctatgggtttgtcataaatagctctgattattttgagatacgtcccatcaatacctaatttattgagagtttttagcatgaagggctgttgaattttctcaaaggccttttctgcatctattgagataatcatgtggtttttgtctttgtttctgtttatgtgctggatttcatttattgatttgtttatgttgaaccagccttgcatctcagggatgaagcccacttgatcatggtggataagctttttgatgtgctgctagatttgttttgccaggattttattgaggatttttgcatcgatgttcatcaggaatattggtctaaaattctcttttttttgttgtgtgtctgccaggcgttggtatcaagatgatgctggcctcataaaataagtgagggaggattccctctttttctattgattggaataatttcagaaggaatggtaccagctcctccttgtacctctgacagaattctgctgtgaatccgtctggtcctggacttttttttggttcctaggctattaattattgcctcaatttcagagcttgttgtTGGtccattcagagattcaacttcttcttggtttagtcttgggaagttgtatgtgtccaggaatttatctgtttcttctagattttctagtttatttgcatagaggtgtttatagtattctctgatggtagtttgcatttctgtgggatcagtggtgatatcccctttatcattttttattacgtctatttgattcttctctcttttcttctttattagtcttgctagcggtctatcaattttgttgatcttttcaaaaaaccatccactggactcattgattttttgaagggttttttgtgtctctatctccttcagttcttctctagtcttagttatttcttgccttctgctagcttttgaatgtgtttgctcttgcttttctagttcttttaattgtgatgttagggtgtcaattttagatctttcccactttctcttgtgggcatttagtgctataaatttccctctacacactgctttgaatgtgtcccagatattctggtacgttgtgtctttgttcttgttggtttcaaagaacatctttatttctgccttcattttgttatgtactcagtagtcattcaggagcaggttgttgagTTTCCaggtagttgagcggttttgagtgagtttcttaatcctgagttctagtttgattgcactgtggtctgagagacagtttgttataatttgtgttcttttacatttgctgaggagtgctttacttcaaactatgtggtcaattttggaataagtgtgatgtggtgctgagaagaatgtatattctgttgatttgggatggagagttctgtagatgtctattaggtccacttggtgcagagctgaggtcaattcctggatatccttgttaactttctgtctcgttgatctgtctaatgttgacagtggggtgttaaagtctcccattattgttgCGTGGGGTCTAAGTATCTTTGTAGAtctctgaggacttgctttatgaatctgtgtgcctctgtattgggtgcatatatatttaagatagttagctcttcttgttgaattgatccctttaccattatgtaatggccttctttgtctcttttgatctttgttagtttaaagtctgttttatcagagactatgattgcaacccctgcctttttttgttttccatttgcttggtggatcttcctctatccctttattttgagcctatgtgtgtctctgcatatgtgatgggtctcctgaatacagcacactgatgggtcttgactctttatccaatttgccagtctgtgtcttttaattggagcatttagcccatttacatttaaggttaatattgttatgtgtgaatttgatcctgtcattatgatgttaactggttattttgctcgttagttgatgcagtttcttcctagcctcgatggtctttacaatttggcatgttttttgcagtggctggtaccggttgttcctttctatgtttagtgcttccttcaggagctcttatagggcaggtctgctggtgacaaaaactagcagcatttgtttgtctgtaaagtattttatttctcccttacttatgaagcttagtttggctggatatgaaattctgggttgtaaattcttttgtttaagaatgttgaatattggcccccactctcttctggcttgtagagtttctgcggagagatcagctgttagtctgatgggtttccctttgtgggtaacgtgacctttctctctggctgcccttaacattttttcctccatttcaactttggtgaatctgacaattatgtgtcttggagttgctcttctcgaggagtatctttgtggcattctctgtatttcctgaatttgaatgttggcctgccttgctaggttggggaggttctcctggatgatatcctgcagagtgttttccagcttggttccattctccccatcactttcaggtacaccaatcagatgtagattttgtcttttcacatagtcccatatttcttggaggctttcttcatttctttttactcttttttccctaaacttctcttctcacttcttttcattcatttgatcttcaatcactgataccctttcttccagttgattgaatcagctactgaagcttgtgaattcatcacatagttctcatgccatggttttccgctccatcaggtcattcaaggacttctctgcactggttattctagttagccattcatttaatcttttttcaaggtttttagcttctttgcaatgggttctaacttccttctttagctgggagaagtttgattgtctgaagccttcttctctcaactcgtcaatgtcattctccgtccagctttattccgttgctggcgaggagctgctttcctttggagggggagaggtgctctggtttttagaatttacagcttttctcctctgtttttttcccatctttgtggttttatctacctttggtctttgatgatggtgacgtgcagatggggttttggtgtagatgtcctttctctttgttagttttccttctaacagtcaggaccctcagctgcaggtctgttggagtttgctggaggtccactccagaccctgtttgtctgggtatctgcagtggaggctgcagaacagcgaatattgctgaacagcaaatgttgctgcctgattgttcctctggaagcttcgtctcagaggggtacctggccgtgtgaggtgtcagtctgcccctcctggggggtgcctcccagttaggctacttgggggtatggaacccacttgaggaggcagtctgtccattctcagatctcaaaatccatgctgggagaaccactactctcttcaaagctgtcagacagggacatttaagtctgcagaggtttctgctgtcttttgtttggctatgccctgcccccagaggtggcatctacagaggcaggcaggcctccttgagctggggTGTGCTctacccagttccagcttccccgctgctttgtttacctactcaagcctcagcaatggtgagcgtccctcccccagccttgctgctgccttgcagtttgatctcagactgctgtgctagcaatgagcaaggctctgtgggcatgggaccctctaagccatgtgcgggatataatctcctggtgtgccatttgctaaaagtgtcggaaaagcacagtattagggtgggagtgacccgattttccagatgccatctgtcacagctttgcttggctatgaaagggaattccctgaccccttgcacttcatGGGTGAGGCGATGcttcgccctgctttggctcagactcggtgggctgcacccactgtcttgcCCCCACTGTCTGACGAGCCCCattgagatgaacccggtacctcagttggaaatgtagaaatcacctgtcttctgtgtcgctcatgctaggagctgtagactggagctgttcctatttggccatcttggaaacaCCCCCCGGAATATAATTCTTTACTCCTATATGGGAGAGTAAAGGATGTAGTATAgacattaataataatgtatatgcaTTCCCTGAGAAGTGAAATCAATTGTAATTATAaatgtattcaaaataaaaatcatcattgGATGAGTACTTTAGATGCTTTCCTATGAGTAAAATACCTAGATTTTTAGACATTGATTTTGACAGtttaaaattatatcatattttttaCTATTATCTTGGTTCACAGTTATATTTAGAATGATTATATTGTGGTTCCAATGAGCTGTGATAGTGCTGGTTTGCCTTTAAGTGTCCTCAGAGTAACATAAGACCCATTATACATTAGGATGAAAGGCATTTAGATGGGAAATATCGTGTATATTCCCATGAGATTTTTGAATCACCCCTGATAAAAAGTGTGtgtattttgtaaaattaaatatacaattcAAAGGAACTCATTGTTTTCTCTGGAAAATGCCCTCTGGATTTCAAGCAAGAaatttgcagaaaatattttttggataAAGATTGTGTTTAAGTTTGCATGATggataatataaattattctggAAATTTACAGTAGATAATTAAAAGTACTTTGTGTCATAATAGTCCTATATACTGAGGAAAATAGGCATTCTGTTAGAAACTATACTAATGAAATTCAACCAGCCTTGATTTAGTAACTCTCTATAGCCAGTTAAAATAAGAAACTGCAAACAGAGTGTGTTAAATAATCTTATTATAAATAACTGAAGTATGTTATCAACCAATAGAACCCTTATTCACTATAGCAAACCATTTGTCGTTTTCAGTATACTCTAATAGAAATGATAAACTATGATGCCTAGCATGTTTTCCCAAAAATGCTATAAGGTTACCTGAATGTTTTTCTTGTATTGAAAATGACCAGTTGTAACTATACAAATAAAATGGAGTTATAATCTAAATTTACAGTATAGAAGTATgcaatattaaatgaataaatattgataATATAAACTGCTTTCAGGGTacccaaatatttttattaaatcccttaaaaatggacaaagtctTTCTATGCAATCAAGTGGCAAACTGCTTGTACATAAACATACAGAAGTGAAAATAATCCAGTGACCTagctcagagtaaaagccaaagggCTTAAAATGCTTAATAAAGACTTTTGGTTTGGCTGCTCTCTGACCCTCTGTTCTTATTACCTAATGTGCTTTCAGTGCCCACTTACGCTGTTCCTCAAATATACCTGTACAGTCTTGCCTCAGGTTATTTGTATTTACTGCTTCCTCTTTGCAAGTTTCACTATCTCATCTCTAAGGCAATGCGTAAATGTCACTACCTCAGTAAGGCCTTTTCTAGCCACCCACTTAAAATTATAACCCTCTTCTTAATCTCCTTGCCCCGTTTTTCCCCATTGTACTTTCTACcatattatttagttttattaatttctactttttaattgtCTCTCTTCCATCCAAAGTAAGCTTTATAAAGGCAGAGAGTTTTTGTTCAGCTTGTTAACTGCTGTATTTCTAGTGTCCAGGGTATGGGAATGCCTGataaatttttatcaaataagCCTAAGGCCTTATCCATGTCTGTTTTCTATTGAAGTagtcatataaatatttaattgactATTGGCAAAGAAAACACACCACAATTTGTGGCAAATTGGATATGAGGAAAGACGGGAAACCCTAAGTgcgttttttatatatttagttgtTCTGATAAGATAATGGATGCTATTTAATGTTCTTATAGTATGCCAGGAACTATCTGAAGTGCTGTACATGTATTTATCTAATTTACACCTTACAGCAACCCTGTGAAACAGGTACTATTATCAGCTcctttacagttgaggaaactagtGATCAAATAAAGTTGTCATGCAGTTAATGTGTAGGAAGGCAAGACAGGGCAGCTGATTCTAGAACCTGTACTTTTAACTAAAGGCTCATGGTTAAAATGCTGTTCCATTGATGCTTTGAGTAGCTTCATTTGTAtccttttaattcatttttattttggtaaaacaaaaaaattgtaagtaaTCATTTCTGTTTAATCACTGTGGTTTAAAATCACTTAattacttttttccctttttgtagTGGGATGCCATCACTGAAATGGATGAACATAATAGGCCCATTCACACATACCAGGTATGTAATGTAatggaaccaaaccaaaacaactgGCTTCGTACAAACTGGATCTCCCGTGATGCAGCTCagaaaatttatgtggaaatgaAATTCACACTAAGGGATTGTAACAGCATCCCATGGGTCTTGGGGACTTGCAAAGAAACGTTTAATCTGTTTTATATGGAATCAGATGAGTCCCACGGAATTAAATTCAAGCCAAACCAGTATACAAAGATCGACACAATTGCTGCTGATGAGAGTTTTACCCAGATGGACTTGGGTGATCGCATCCTCAAACTCAACACTGAAATTCGTGAGGTGGGGCCTATAGAAAGGAAAGGATTTTATCTGGCTTTTCAAGACATTGGGGCGTGCATTGCCCTGGTTTCAGTCCGTGTTTTCTACAAGAAATGCCCCTTCACTGTTCGTAACTTGGCCATGTTTCCTGATACCATTCCAAGGGTTGATTCCTCCTCTTTGGTTGAAGTACGGGGTTCTTGTGTGAAGAGTGCTGAAGAGCGTGACACTCCTAAACTGTATTGTGGAGCTGATGGAGATTGGCTGGTTCCTCTTGGAAGGTGCATCTGCAGTACAggatatgaagaaattgaggGTTCTTGCCATGGTAAgaaacaaacatgtaaataatttatcttgcatttaaatgattttaaaaagttttattttttgaattaacaaatagtaattgtacatattcatgggtgTGTAGTAATGTTtcgatacatataatgtatactgATCAGATCAAAGTAGTtaatatatccatcatctcaaacactgatcttttcaaaatgatttattaAAAGTAAATGTTATACATTTATtccaaataatacatttttgagTGGTATACTTGATAATTAATTGTGAAAGCAATTGATTCATATTAACTATAAgaaaatttctgtcatttttctccTGGGAAAGGTGTATGAAATTGTGCCAAAGTGCTTTCAGTAAAGTCGTTAAACAATATGAATTGCTGTATCCGCCtaatttttataaaggaaagcagcatcaacaacagcaacaaaaagcaaTGAGATTCAAAATAGTGATTTCCCTGGTATTCACATTTTTACAGTTTATAGAAATATGACATTTAAAGACAGTTAGCAATAATTATTTCTATCATATTGAATTATAATACTTGAATTGTACTTAAatagaattatatttaaataaatgagggattcatgtatattttatttcaaaaatgtataagCTAGTTTATATGGGTGTTATGTATGATGTTTGGTGGTTGAATATTGACCTGATCAGAACTTAATTAATCTTTTGCTATTATTACATAGAATTTTTCACCATATAACACATTAGCTTTTCATTTTAATAGTAGTATTTGTGTGACATCTAATTGTCAGGAACTATTAACATCACAAAATGCTAGTTAAGTTTAGAACTATACCTTTCACATTGTTTTAACAGTGAAATACCTATAATTTTCATGATGaaacatttttcactttttatgtaattcattttatgaaggcTTATTTACCTAATAAGTATATACATTCAAAAATTTTATATACCCCCTAATAAAGAGCATACGTTTGATTATATTTAGATTTAGGACTCATAATCAAAACacacatatagaaaaaaaattatttcatggtAAATAGTAATATACTGGAGATATTTCCCTCTCAATGATAACTTCTTAAGAGGGTGTTTTCTACAGCACCAGCTTGAGTTTATTGATTTCTTTGTTGATGTTATATTCACattcattaaaaaggatgagaataaataagaaaaacatatctGTATGCATATAAGGGTCATGGATAATATATGTGAAGTTTTAAAGGTTTTATCTGTTTATAAAACACTTGGGTTCTTGACTCTTGAGAAGTTCGCTCAAGCTACCAGTGATGATTACGTTTTGTAACTGGAGAATACTAATATTTGCATGAGAAGTCGatagtatatattttacaaaGCATGAATCAGCTTTCCTGTGCTTTTAATCATTAAAGTATGTTTCATTCAAGTTTAGTAATATAGGTTATCAATATAGTTTATCAAAATTTTTATTCACTTATAACAAGGATTTATAATGGAGAAAAACCATAAATTATCCTGGAGTTAGGATCTAAAGATATTTTACATTGGAAAGTgcatgtattagtttgttctcatactgctataagaacttcctgagactgggtaatttatgaaggcaAGAGTTTTAaatggctcacagttccacaggcttaacaggaagcactACCAGaacacctcaggaaacttacaatcatggcagaaggtgaaggggaagcatgTATGCCTTACCCTGGCAgcggaggagagagagagagtgaaaagggaaagtgccacacactttcaaacaaccagatctcatgagaactcactatcatgagaacagcaaaaaggaagtccacccccatgattcaatcacttcccaccaggcccctcctccagaatttcaagatgagatttgggtggggacatagacaCACCATGTCAGTGcactaaagaaaaatttatacaTATGAATAATTATCCAGTTAAGTGGAGAAGACAATAAGATCTAAGGATAAAATGTATTACACAGAGTAACCATGTAGTGTTTTTGGTACAGACATGTTatatgtgtaataatcacatcagttTTACCATATTTTAAATTAGGTAGAAAGCCATTActtggcaaaaaaaaatacagttttttaaatatttgaagaattattTAATCTAAGAATTTATGTGATTTGCTAttactaaatatttgtatttctttatggcatttACCACAGAATTAAAGTAACCAACCATgatgtctagattttttttttacttaatatgcTTGCTGTGaaattttattcttatatatatgTCTGCAAATTTCTTCTATGATTTGGCAAAGATAGTTTTGGACAAATGATAAGCAGCATCTGTTTATCTAGAGTTTCTACTTGTGTGTTTTTATGGCTTGTTATCTTTATTATCCTTTATCTGATTGCAGAAACATGAGGGAGTCAGTACAGAACAATTGTTCATCACCTTGCAGTGAATGGCAGAAATTGGAAGATTTAAGTTTGAATTCTATATCTATGGCTTACAAACCTCAAAATCAGgtgtttttttaagtttataaagtaGTGGTTATAATCACCTAAAGATGAAATACATGTAAAACTATTAACAACAAGGAAACATGCCTGATTCTAATTAAATATAATGAATTgctatttataaacaaaagaaatgtcaGAGTGGATGTGGAGActacattattttaaagatatatatagtGCACTACCACCAGTGTTCATTTTAGAGTACTTACTTTTATGTGTGTTCTTGATGTTGTGTGTTGCCCCTTTCTTTCCTCTGATGAGaattttattattgcttttattgCCATCTATTCGTAACTTTTCTCACAAAAAAACTCTGAATTACATATAATCAAAAGGTCAAACTAATTCAAACTTATATGAAAAAACTGTAGTACAAGTAGAAAACTGACCACATAtataataggaaaagaaaaaatgagtatatcactatttttcttcttgtctATTCTGTGTAAACAATTAATTAATCTacactattgattttttttttagagacagggtcttattctgtcacccaggctggagtgcactggtgcgaccATAGCTCATTccaatcttgaactcctaggttcaagcgatcctcctgccttagcctcccaaagtgctgtgattgcaggggtgagccactgcttccagccCCAAACTATTGATATTTTTGAGCATTTACTGTTTCTTAATCACTTTCTTAAGTGGTAGAGATAAGCATTAATAAGGCATATGTTTCTGTTATTCATTGCTATGAGACAAAACAGCCCAAAATGTATTGGcttaaaaccacaatgatttattatttttcagggcTCAGCTAGGTAGTTCTGCTTAATGTACAAT
This region of Gorilla gorilla gorilla isolate KB3781 chromosome 2, NHGRI_mGorGor1-v2.1_pri, whole genome shotgun sequence genomic DNA includes:
- the EPHA6 gene encoding ephrin type-A receptor 6 isoform X5; translation: MQFSSPPAARSSPAPQAASSSEAAAPATGQPGPSCPVPGTSRRGRPGTPPAGRVEEEEEEEEEEEDVDKDPHPTQNTCLRCRHFSLRERKREPRRTMGGCEVRKFLLQFGFFLPLLTAWPGDCSHVSNNQVVLLDTTTVLGELGWKTYPLNGWDAITEMDEHNRPIHTYQVCNVMEPNQNNWLRTNWISRDAAQKIYVEMKFTLRDCNSIPWVLGTCKETFNLFYMESDESHGIKFKPNQYTKIDTIAADESFTQMDLGDRILKLNTEIREVGPIERKGFYLAFQDIGACIALVSVRVFYKKCPFTVRNLAMFPDTIPRVDSSSLVEVRGSCVKSAEERDTPKLYCGADGDWLVPLGRCICSTGYEEIEGSCHET
- the EPHA6 gene encoding ephrin type-A receptor 6 isoform X4, producing MQFSSPPAARSSPAPQAASSSEAAAPATGQPGPSCPVPGTSRRGRPGTPPAGRVEEEEEEEEEEEDVDKDPHPTQNTCLRCRHFSLRERKREPRRTMGGCEVRKFLLQFGFFLPLLTAWPGDCSHVSNNQVVLLDTTTVLGELGWKTYPLNGWDAITEMDEHNRPIHTYQVCNVMEPNQNNWLRTNWISRDAAQKIYVEMKFTLRDCNSIPWVLGTCKETFNLFYMESDESHGIKFKPNQYTKIDTIAADESFTQMDLGDRILKLNTEIREVGPIERKGFYLAFQDIGACIALVSVRVFYKKCPFTVRNLAMFPDTIPRVDSSSLVEVRGSCVKSAEERDTPKLYCGADGDWLVPLGRCICSTGYEEIEGSCHGASKGRCCF